A single Streptomyces mirabilis DNA region contains:
- the hutU gene encoding urocanate hydratase: MSGPRPVRAPRGTELSALGWQQEAALRMLQNNLDPEVAEHPDKLVVYGGTGKAARDWRSFDAMVRTLRTLKQDETMLVQSGRPVGVMQTHEWAPRVLIANSNLVGDWANWEEFRRLEALGLTMYGQMTAGSWIYIGTQGILQGTYETFAAVAAKKFNGTLAGTITLTAGLGGMGGAQPLAVTMNDGVAICIDVDPRAIERRIEHRYLDVKADSLEHALQLAVEARDQRKPLSIGLLGNAAELLPRMLAESAPIDIVTDQTSAHDPLAYLPIGIDFDDMADAAAKDPAGFTTRARESMAKHVEAMVGFMDAGAEVFDYGNSIRGEAQLAGYERAFAFPGFVPAYIRPLFSEGKGPFRWAALSGDPQDIAKTDKAILDLFPENESLHRWIKLAGERVHFQGLPARICWLGYGERDKAGERFNDMVASGELAAPLAIGRDHLDCGSVASPYRETEAMLDGSDAIADWPLLNAMVNVASGASWVSIHHGGGVGMGRSIHAGQVSVADGTKLAGEKIRRVLTNDPGMGVIRHVDAGYDIAESVAQERGVRIPMREGDEGGAA, encoded by the coding sequence ATGTCAGGACCCCGCCCCGTCCGAGCGCCGCGCGGTACGGAACTGAGTGCCCTGGGATGGCAGCAGGAAGCCGCCCTGCGGATGCTGCAGAACAACCTCGACCCCGAGGTCGCCGAGCACCCCGACAAGCTCGTCGTCTACGGCGGCACCGGCAAGGCCGCCCGTGACTGGCGCTCCTTCGACGCCATGGTCCGCACGCTGCGGACCCTCAAGCAGGACGAGACGATGCTCGTCCAGTCCGGCCGCCCCGTCGGCGTCATGCAGACCCACGAGTGGGCCCCGCGCGTCCTCATCGCCAACTCCAACCTGGTCGGCGACTGGGCGAACTGGGAGGAGTTCCGCCGTCTGGAGGCCCTCGGCCTCACGATGTACGGCCAGATGACCGCCGGCTCCTGGATCTACATCGGCACCCAGGGCATCCTCCAGGGCACCTACGAGACGTTCGCCGCCGTCGCCGCCAAGAAGTTCAACGGCACACTCGCGGGCACCATCACCCTGACCGCCGGTCTCGGCGGCATGGGCGGCGCCCAGCCGCTCGCCGTGACGATGAACGACGGCGTCGCGATCTGTATCGACGTCGACCCGCGGGCCATCGAGCGCCGCATCGAGCACCGCTACCTGGATGTGAAGGCCGACTCCCTGGAGCACGCCCTTCAGCTCGCCGTCGAGGCCCGCGACCAGCGAAAGCCGCTCTCCATCGGCCTCCTGGGCAACGCCGCCGAGCTGCTGCCCCGCATGCTCGCCGAGAGCGCCCCGATCGACATCGTGACCGACCAGACCTCGGCCCACGACCCGCTGGCCTACCTCCCCATCGGCATCGACTTCGACGACATGGCCGACGCGGCCGCCAAGGACCCGGCGGGCTTCACCACCCGCGCCCGGGAGTCCATGGCCAAGCACGTCGAGGCGATGGTCGGCTTCATGGACGCCGGCGCCGAGGTCTTCGACTACGGCAACTCGATCCGCGGCGAGGCCCAGCTCGCCGGGTACGAGCGGGCATTCGCCTTCCCCGGCTTCGTCCCCGCCTACATCCGCCCCCTCTTCTCCGAGGGCAAGGGCCCCTTCCGCTGGGCGGCCCTCTCCGGCGACCCGCAGGACATCGCCAAGACCGACAAGGCGATCCTCGACCTCTTCCCCGAGAACGAGTCCCTGCACCGCTGGATCAAGCTGGCCGGTGAGCGCGTCCACTTCCAGGGCCTGCCCGCCCGGATCTGCTGGCTCGGCTACGGCGAGCGCGACAAGGCAGGCGAGCGCTTCAACGACATGGTGGCGTCCGGCGAGCTCGCCGCGCCCCTGGCCATCGGCCGCGACCACCTCGACTGCGGCTCCGTCGCCTCCCCGTACCGTGAGACCGAGGCCATGCTCGACGGCTCCGACGCGATCGCCGACTGGCCGCTGCTGAACGCCATGGTGAACGTCGCCTCCGGCGCCTCCTGGGTCTCCATCCACCACGGCGGCGGCGTCGGCATGGGCCGCTCCATCCACGCCGGGCAGGTGTCCGTCGCCGACGGAACCAAGCTGGCCGGCGAGAAGATCCGCCGCGTGCTCACCAACGACCCCGGCATGGGTGTCATCCGGCACGTCGACGCCGGGTACGACATCGCCGAGTCCGTTGCCCAGGAGCGCGGCGTGCGCATCCCGATGCGCGAAGGCGACGAGGGTGGCGCCGCGTGA
- a CDS encoding MurR/RpiR family transcriptional regulator, giving the protein MDSPAGRLQALFEGHRLTPTQRRIAHSMVRSAADVPFLSSVELAELAGVSQPSVTRFAVALGFDGYPALRKHLREVAPTEQSATPGSYNEYQQAVEAEIENLKHLAEVLADPRPVQRAGRLLAASRPLPVLGLRAAASQAYGFAYFAAKVHPDVRLLHEGGTMLHDRIDAAVHAGATALLCFALPRHPREVVDSLAYAKGAGLTVVTVADSAFAPVAKVSDLLLPAAVGTGLAFDTACSPMLLGRVLLEAMCDDIPDAQTRLEEFDARAAARGLFVE; this is encoded by the coding sequence ATGGACAGTCCGGCCGGGCGGCTGCAGGCGCTCTTCGAGGGGCACCGGCTGACGCCCACCCAGCGGCGCATCGCGCACAGCATGGTGCGCAGCGCCGCCGACGTGCCGTTCCTCTCCAGCGTCGAACTCGCCGAACTCGCCGGGGTCAGCCAGCCCTCCGTCACCCGCTTCGCGGTCGCGCTCGGCTTCGACGGCTACCCGGCGCTGCGCAAGCACCTGCGCGAGGTCGCGCCCACCGAACAGTCGGCGACCCCGGGCTCGTACAACGAGTACCAGCAGGCCGTCGAGGCCGAGATCGAGAACCTGAAGCACCTCGCTGAGGTGCTCGCCGACCCGCGCCCGGTGCAGCGCGCGGGACGGCTGCTCGCCGCCTCCCGTCCGCTGCCGGTGCTCGGACTGCGCGCCGCCGCCTCCCAGGCGTACGGCTTCGCGTACTTCGCCGCCAAGGTCCACCCGGACGTACGGCTGCTGCACGAGGGCGGCACGATGCTGCACGACCGCATCGACGCGGCCGTCCACGCCGGAGCCACCGCCCTGCTCTGCTTCGCGCTGCCCCGCCACCCGCGCGAGGTCGTGGACTCGCTCGCCTACGCCAAGGGGGCCGGGCTGACGGTGGTGACGGTCGCGGACTCCGCGTTCGCTCCGGTCGCCAAGGTCTCGGACCTGCTCCTGCCCGCCGCCGTCGGCACCGGGCTCGCCTTCGACACGGCCTGCTCCCCGATGCTCCTCGGGCGCGTCCTTCTGGAGGCGATGTGCGACGACATCCCGGACGCCCAGACGCGGCTGGAGGAGTTCGACGCGCGGGCGGCGGCCAGGGGCCTGTTCGTGGAGTAG
- the hutI gene encoding imidazolonepropionase: MSSTTGTTTVITNIATLVTNDPSLGDGSPLGLIQDAAVVIEGDRVAWTGDSRKAPATDNRVDAGGRAVIPGFVDSHSHLVFAGDRTQEFNARMSGRSYTAGGIRTTVAATRAASDEDLEANLTHYLHEALRQGTTTFETKSGYGLTVEDEARALRIAAAHTDEVTYLGAHIVSPDYADDPAAYVALVTGEMLDACAPYARWVDVFCEKGAFDGDQARAILTAGKAKGLHPRVHANQLSYGPGVQLAVELDAASADHCTHLTDADVEALANGRTVATLLPGAEFSTRAEWPDARRLLDAGVTVALSTDCNPGSSFTSSVPFCIALAVRDMGMTPDEAVWSATAGGAAALRRTDIGRLTVGARADLALLDAPSHVHLAYRPGVPLVTGVWRRGVREL, encoded by the coding sequence ATGAGCAGCACCACCGGCACGACCACCGTCATCACCAACATCGCCACGCTGGTCACCAACGATCCCTCCCTCGGTGACGGCTCCCCCCTCGGCCTGATCCAGGACGCGGCCGTCGTCATCGAAGGCGACCGCGTCGCGTGGACCGGTGACTCAAGAAAAGCACCCGCCACTGACAACCGGGTCGACGCCGGTGGCCGGGCGGTGATCCCGGGCTTCGTGGACTCCCACTCGCACCTGGTCTTCGCGGGCGACCGCACCCAGGAGTTCAACGCCCGTATGTCGGGCCGCAGCTACACGGCGGGCGGCATCCGCACCACCGTCGCCGCCACCCGCGCCGCCAGCGACGAGGACCTGGAGGCCAACCTCACGCACTACCTCCACGAGGCCCTGCGCCAGGGCACCACCACCTTCGAGACCAAGTCGGGCTACGGCCTCACCGTCGAGGACGAGGCCCGTGCGCTGCGCATCGCGGCGGCGCACACCGACGAGGTCACCTACCTCGGCGCGCACATCGTCTCCCCGGACTACGCCGACGACCCGGCCGCGTACGTGGCCCTGGTGACCGGCGAGATGCTCGACGCCTGTGCCCCGTACGCCCGTTGGGTCGACGTCTTCTGCGAGAAGGGCGCCTTCGACGGCGACCAGGCCCGCGCGATCCTCACGGCCGGCAAGGCCAAGGGCCTGCACCCGCGCGTCCACGCCAACCAGCTCTCGTACGGCCCCGGCGTCCAGCTCGCCGTCGAACTCGACGCGGCGAGCGCCGACCACTGCACCCACCTCACGGACGCGGACGTCGAGGCCCTGGCGAACGGCCGGACGGTCGCGACCCTGCTCCCCGGCGCCGAGTTCTCCACCCGCGCCGAGTGGCCGGACGCCCGCCGCCTCCTGGACGCGGGCGTGACCGTCGCCCTCTCCACCGACTGCAACCCGGGCTCGTCCTTCACCTCCTCCGTCCCGTTCTGCATCGCACTGGCGGTACGGGACATGGGCATGACCCCGGACGAGGCGGTCTGGTCGGCCACGGCGGGCGGCGCGGCGGCCCTGCGCCGCACGGACATCGGCCGCCTCACCGTCGGCGCCCGCGCCGACCTCGCCCTCCTGGACGCGCCCAGCCACGTCCACCTCGCCTACCGGCCGGGCGTACCGCTGGTCACCGGCGTCTGGCGGCGCGGCGTACGCGAGCTCTGA
- a CDS encoding diaminopimelate decarboxylase — protein MSDGAAGTGVSSTGTPSTGMPSAAASSGGAPSAGGAPSSEAPSASGGESGSDRVTRRDDAVRAAVEHGLLGPEAPIIALLDVPGIKASAAELRAAFDAVTAPGTPVLHAFAVKATPLVPVLRLLHEHGIGAEVASPGELALARAAGVPPSETVLDSPAKTIAELREALALGIAVNADNPQELDRIDGLVGDLPDGPNGGPAGSPHPRPPIGIRVNPQVGGGSIEALSTATATSKFGVALRDEGAREWIVQAYADRPWLTRLHAHTGSQGIPLSLMARGIAETYALAEEINRRVGRQQIDTLDIGGGLPVNFGSDVTTPTYAQYARLLAEAVPGLFDGRYGLVTEFGRSLLARHGTVVARVEYAKSAGGRPVAVTHAGVQIATRTVYAPGSWPLRIAAYDALGHPKAGPDVVQDIAGPACFAGDLLAEGRALPLLEQGDYAAALDTGAYYFAHHYAYNSLARPGVYGFASVEGGNRDGGRSTDVRFAVVREPQGVEEIVAESGGARPTALTAL, from the coding sequence GTGAGCGATGGGGCGGCAGGGACCGGGGTGTCTTCGACGGGGACGCCTTCGACCGGGATGCCTTCAGCGGCGGCGTCTTCGGGTGGGGCGCCTTCGGCGGGCGGGGCGCCATCGAGTGAGGCACCCTCGGCGAGCGGGGGTGAGTCCGGCTCCGATCGCGTGACGCGGCGCGACGATGCCGTCCGGGCCGCCGTGGAGCATGGACTGCTGGGGCCCGAGGCCCCCATCATCGCCCTCCTCGACGTTCCCGGCATCAAGGCCTCGGCGGCGGAGCTGCGGGCCGCCTTCGACGCGGTGACGGCGCCGGGCACACCCGTGCTGCACGCCTTCGCGGTGAAGGCGACCCCGCTGGTGCCCGTACTGCGGCTGCTGCACGAGCACGGCATCGGCGCGGAGGTCGCGAGCCCCGGCGAGCTCGCCCTCGCACGGGCGGCCGGCGTGCCGCCCTCCGAGACCGTGCTCGACTCACCCGCCAAGACGATCGCCGAGCTGCGCGAGGCGCTGGCACTGGGCATCGCCGTCAACGCGGACAATCCGCAGGAGCTGGACCGCATCGACGGCCTGGTGGGGGACCTGCCCGACGGGCCGAACGGCGGTCCCGCGGGATCCCCGCACCCCCGCCCCCCCATCGGAATCCGGGTGAACCCGCAGGTCGGCGGGGGTTCCATCGAGGCGTTGTCCACGGCGACGGCGACCTCGAAGTTCGGGGTCGCACTGCGCGACGAGGGTGCCCGGGAGTGGATCGTCCAGGCGTACGCCGACCGGCCGTGGCTGACCCGGCTGCACGCGCACACCGGGTCGCAGGGGATCCCGCTCTCGCTGATGGCACGGGGGATCGCGGAGACGTACGCGCTCGCCGAGGAGATCAACCGGCGTGTCGGGCGGCAGCAGATCGACACGCTCGACATCGGCGGCGGACTGCCGGTCAACTTCGGCTCCGACGTCACGACCCCGACGTACGCGCAGTACGCACGGCTGCTCGCCGAGGCGGTGCCGGGGCTCTTCGACGGGCGGTACGGGCTGGTCACCGAGTTCGGGCGGTCGCTGCTGGCCAGGCACGGGACCGTGGTCGCGCGGGTCGAGTACGCGAAGTCCGCCGGAGGCCGGCCGGTCGCGGTCACGCACGCCGGGGTGCAGATCGCGACCCGCACGGTGTACGCGCCCGGGTCCTGGCCGCTGCGGATCGCCGCGTACGACGCGTTGGGGCACCCCAAGGCGGGGCCGGACGTCGTCCAGGACATCGCGGGGCCCGCCTGTTTCGCGGGCGACCTGCTCGCCGAGGGGCGCGCGCTCCCGCTGCTCGAACAGGGCGACTACGCGGCGGCGTTGGACACGGGCGCGTACTACTTCGCCCACCATTACGCGTACAACTCCCTGGCCCGGCCGGGCGTTTACGGCTTCGCGTCGGTCGAGGGCGGGAACCGCGACGGCGGCAGGAGTACGGATGTGCGGTTCGCGGTCGTACGGGAGCCGCAGGGCGTCGAGGAGATCGTCGCGGAGTCGGGCGGCGCACGGCCGACAGCACTCACGGCGCTGTAG
- a CDS encoding roadblock/LC7 domain-containing protein: MAAEPEVLDELHRLRARVPQLTGALAASVDGLVLAHDTPGVEPEGVAALTAAALGVAVRMADATGQGEFRELLVRGVDGYVATYAAGGSAVLTLLAQDRVNVGRLHLEGRRSGTRIGELVEAATARGEPVAPARAPARPASMPTRTRTARGTPRTPPTPTPNTPTASES; the protein is encoded by the coding sequence ATGGCGGCGGAACCCGAAGTCCTCGACGAGCTGCACCGGTTGAGGGCCCGCGTGCCCCAGCTGACCGGTGCGTTGGCGGCCAGCGTCGACGGACTCGTACTCGCCCACGACACGCCCGGAGTGGAGCCCGAGGGCGTGGCCGCGCTCACCGCGGCCGCGCTGGGGGTGGCCGTGCGGATGGCGGACGCCACCGGGCAGGGCGAGTTCCGCGAACTGCTGGTGCGCGGCGTCGACGGCTATGTGGCGACGTACGCGGCGGGCGGCTCCGCCGTGCTGACGCTGCTGGCCCAGGACCGGGTCAATGTCGGCCGGCTGCATCTGGAGGGGCGCCGTTCCGGTACCCGGATCGGCGAGCTCGTGGAGGCCGCGACGGCGCGCGGTGAACCGGTCGCCCCGGCACGGGCTCCCGCGCGGCCCGCCTCCATGCCGACGCGTACCCGTACGGCGCGCGGCACGCCCCGCACGCCCCCGACCCCCACCCCCAACACCCCCACCGCATCGGAAAGCTGA
- a CDS encoding aromatic amino acid ammonia-lyase, producing the protein MSSRNADTPSAVVAGLTAGLVVLDGCSTGVADIVRLADGAARPVPGTEAMKRVEQSWDAARQIAATGRVYGRSTGVGANRNEDVPTEAAAEHGLRLLRSHAGAIGEELPARQVRAMLAVRANQLLAGGAGLRPTVVTALCEALETGAYPVVNEFGSVGTGDIAALAQVGLALVGEHPWRGPDGSRTSSVPSGPRSPGQGAPLAGQGVPSQDQDQGQGQGQGPSAEGLSPLGLGERVASFGEEVSSVGQGLPPEPQPLDNNDALALISSNALTLGQSALALDELRGLIEATQVVAALSLLAVDGSHEPYAAPVHAARPHKGSAEVARRMRELIGAADRPTPPLGRIQDPYGFRCVPQIHGPAQDAADALEGVLVVEINAAAENPLISPEDMAAYHHGGFYQAQLALALDHFRLAVTQVARLSTSRLSTLNEPAYTRLRPFLADQEPASSGVMILEYAAAAALGDLRAFSAPASLGHAVLSRGVEEQASFASLAARQTLRACGAYRLVVGCELVSAVRALRQRDLRPDPELPVGRAMELAESVLGLDQTDRPLTDDVTAAAALLDRFTDIWRGSES; encoded by the coding sequence ATGTCGTCTCGGAATGCGGACACGCCGAGTGCGGTGGTGGCCGGTCTCACCGCCGGTCTGGTGGTGCTCGACGGGTGCAGCACCGGTGTCGCCGACATCGTGCGGCTCGCCGACGGGGCCGCTCGGCCCGTTCCCGGCACCGAGGCGATGAAGCGCGTCGAGCAGTCCTGGGACGCCGCCCGGCAGATCGCCGCCACCGGTCGCGTCTACGGGCGCTCCACCGGCGTCGGCGCCAACCGGAACGAGGACGTGCCGACCGAGGCCGCCGCCGAGCACGGGCTGCGCCTGCTGCGCAGCCACGCCGGTGCCATCGGTGAGGAGCTCCCCGCCCGCCAGGTCCGGGCCATGCTCGCCGTCCGCGCCAACCAGCTCCTGGCGGGCGGAGCGGGCCTGCGGCCCACCGTCGTCACGGCTCTGTGCGAGGCCCTGGAGACCGGCGCGTACCCGGTCGTGAACGAGTTCGGGTCGGTGGGTACGGGGGACATCGCGGCGCTGGCCCAGGTGGGGCTGGCGCTGGTGGGGGAGCATCCCTGGCGGGGGCCGGATGGCTCACGGACGTCGTCCGTACCGTCCGGGCCACGGTCCCCGGGGCAGGGGGCGCCGCTCGCGGGGCAGGGAGTGCCGTCCCAGGACCAGGACCAGGGTCAGGGTCAGGGTCAGGGTCCGTCGGCCGAGGGGCTGTCGCCGCTCGGTCTCGGGGAGAGGGTGGCGTCCTTCGGGGAGGAGGTGTCGTCCGTCGGGCAGGGCCTGCCCCCCGAACCCCAGCCCCTCGACAACAACGACGCCCTCGCCCTCATCAGCAGCAACGCCCTCACCCTCGGGCAGTCCGCGCTCGCCCTGGACGAGCTGCGGGGGCTGATCGAGGCCACACAGGTCGTCGCCGCGCTGTCACTGCTGGCCGTCGACGGATCGCACGAGCCGTACGCGGCACCCGTGCACGCCGCGCGCCCGCACAAGGGCTCGGCCGAAGTCGCCCGTCGGATGCGGGAGTTGATCGGAGCGGCGGACCGGCCCACCCCGCCGCTCGGCCGGATCCAGGATCCGTACGGCTTCCGGTGCGTCCCGCAGATCCACGGGCCCGCGCAGGACGCCGCGGACGCCTTGGAAGGGGTCCTGGTCGTCGAGATCAACGCCGCCGCCGAGAACCCCCTCATCTCGCCCGAGGACATGGCCGCATACCACCACGGTGGCTTCTACCAGGCCCAACTCGCCCTCGCCCTGGACCACTTCAGGCTCGCCGTCACGCAGGTGGCGCGGCTGTCGACCTCGCGGCTCTCCACCCTCAACGAACCCGCCTACACCCGCCTGCGCCCCTTCCTCGCCGACCAGGAGCCCGCGTCCTCCGGCGTGATGATCCTGGAGTACGCCGCCGCGGCCGCCCTCGGCGACCTGCGCGCCTTCTCCGCGCCCGCCTCGCTCGGCCACGCTGTACTCTCCCGGGGCGTCGAGGAACAGGCGAGCTTCGCCTCACTCGCCGCACGGCAGACACTGCGGGCGTGCGGTGCCTACCGTCTCGTCGTGGGCTGCGAACTGGTCTCCGCCGTACGGGCTCTGCGCCAGCGCGATCTGCGGCCCGACCCGGAGCTGCCGGTCGGACGGGCGATGGAACTGGCCGAGTCCGTGCTCGGCCTGGACCAGACCGACCGGCCGCTGACGGACGACGTGACGGCGGCGGCCGCGCTGCTCGACCGGTTCACGGACATCTGGAGGGGGAGCGAGTCATGA
- a CDS encoding allantoate amidohydrolase: MTFHSMWAELLPIGRSSASGGYRRFAWTGADADCRAWFRAQAESRGLRYELDRNGNQWAWLGDPAEGDAVVTGSHLDSVPDGGAFDGPLGVVSSFAALDELRARKAEFTRPLAIVNFGDEEGARFGLACVGSRLAAGQLTVGQAHRLTDGDGITLPQAMERAGHDPDTIGPDPERLARIGAFVELHVEQGRALDLSGDQVGIASAIWPHGRWRFDFRGEANHAGTTRLVDRRDPMLSYAETVLAARREAQLAGAVATFGKISVEPNGVNAIPSLVRGWLDSRAADQATLDTVVTGVEKAAREYAEAQGVELDVVRESFTPVVEFEHALRDELARILGKDGEGAAGLTVPVLGTGAGHDAGILSGTVPTAMLFVRNPTGVSHSPAEYAAEDDCVAGVTALADVLEGLACR; the protein is encoded by the coding sequence GTGACCTTCCACAGCATGTGGGCGGAGCTGCTGCCGATCGGCCGCAGCTCCGCCTCCGGCGGCTACCGCCGCTTCGCCTGGACCGGGGCCGACGCCGACTGCCGGGCCTGGTTCCGGGCCCAGGCCGAGTCCCGCGGGCTGCGCTACGAGCTGGACCGCAACGGCAACCAGTGGGCCTGGCTCGGCGACCCCGCCGAGGGCGACGCCGTGGTCACCGGGTCCCACCTGGACTCCGTGCCCGACGGCGGGGCCTTCGACGGGCCCCTCGGCGTCGTGTCGTCCTTCGCCGCCCTGGACGAACTGCGCGCCCGTAAGGCCGAGTTCACCCGCCCCCTCGCCATCGTCAACTTCGGCGACGAGGAGGGTGCCCGCTTCGGACTCGCCTGCGTCGGCTCCCGGCTGGCCGCCGGACAACTCACCGTCGGGCAGGCGCACCGGCTGACCGACGGCGACGGCATCACGCTCCCGCAGGCCATGGAGCGCGCCGGACACGACCCCGACACCATCGGTCCTGACCCCGAGCGCCTCGCCCGCATCGGCGCCTTCGTCGAACTGCACGTCGAGCAGGGCCGCGCCCTCGACCTCAGCGGCGACCAGGTCGGCATCGCCAGCGCCATCTGGCCGCACGGCCGCTGGCGCTTCGACTTCCGGGGCGAGGCCAACCACGCGGGCACCACCCGGCTCGTCGACCGCCGCGACCCGATGCTGTCGTACGCCGAGACCGTGCTCGCCGCTCGCCGCGAAGCCCAGCTCGCCGGCGCCGTCGCCACCTTCGGCAAGATCTCCGTCGAGCCGAACGGCGTGAACGCCATCCCCTCCCTCGTGCGCGGCTGGCTCGACTCCCGCGCCGCCGATCAGGCGACCCTCGACACGGTCGTCACCGGCGTCGAGAAGGCCGCCCGCGAGTACGCGGAGGCCCAGGGCGTCGAACTCGACGTCGTCCGCGAGTCGTTCACCCCCGTCGTCGAGTTCGAGCACGCCCTGCGCGACGAGCTCGCCCGCATCCTGGGCAAGGACGGGGAAGGGGCCGCGGGACTCACGGTTCCCGTCCTGGGTACGGGCGCCGGACACGACGCCGGAATCCTCTCCGGGACCGTCCCGACCGCCATGCTGTTCGTACGCAACCCCACGGGTGTCTCGCACTCCCCGGCCGAGTACGCCGCCGAGGACGACTGCGTGGCCGGGGTGACCGCACTCGCCGACGTACTCGAAGGGCTGGCCTGCAGGTGA
- a CDS encoding formimidoylglutamate deiminase — MQVTQTYWLEHAWLDTHVEPGVALDVTDGRITAVRENTATPPPGAEILRGLTLPGLANAHSHAFHRALRGTVQVGSGTFWTWREIMYSFADKLTPDTYHALARAVYAEMALAGVTAVGEFHYVHHTPGGTPYADPNAMGEALIAAAGEAGIRITLLDTAYVSSGFGQPPNHHQLRFSDGSADAWAERSSLLKDRDHARIGAAIHSVRAVPAGQLATVARWAEERRAPLHVHLSEQTAENEACQAAHGCTPTRLLADHGVLGSRTTGVHNTHLTDEDIALLGDSRTGTCMCPTTERDLADGIGPAVALQRAGSPLSLGSDSHAVIDLLEEARAMELNERLRTRTRGHWTAAALLRAASADGHAALGWQDVGILEAGALADFTTIALDSVRTAGPVPRLGAETAVFAATAADVRHTVVGGRHVVRDGAHALVPDVPQALAQAVEALRA, encoded by the coding sequence CTGCAGGTGACGCAGACGTACTGGCTTGAACACGCCTGGCTCGACACCCACGTCGAGCCGGGCGTGGCCCTGGACGTGACGGACGGCAGGATCACCGCCGTCCGCGAGAACACCGCCACCCCGCCCCCCGGCGCCGAGATCCTCCGCGGACTCACCCTCCCCGGGCTCGCCAACGCCCACTCGCACGCCTTCCACCGCGCTCTGCGCGGCACCGTCCAGGTCGGCTCCGGGACCTTCTGGACCTGGCGCGAGATCATGTACTCCTTCGCGGACAAGCTGACCCCGGACACGTACCACGCGCTCGCCCGCGCCGTGTACGCGGAGATGGCGCTCGCGGGCGTCACGGCCGTCGGCGAGTTCCACTACGTGCACCACACCCCCGGCGGCACCCCGTACGCCGACCCGAACGCGATGGGCGAGGCGCTCATCGCAGCCGCGGGCGAGGCCGGCATCCGGATCACCCTCCTCGACACGGCCTACGTGTCCTCGGGCTTCGGGCAGCCGCCCAACCACCACCAGCTCCGCTTCTCCGACGGCAGCGCGGATGCCTGGGCGGAACGCTCTTCACTTCTCAAGGACCGTGATCACGCACGGATCGGTGCGGCCATCCACTCCGTACGGGCCGTGCCCGCCGGACAGCTGGCGACGGTCGCGCGCTGGGCCGAGGAGCGGCGGGCCCCGCTGCACGTGCATCTGTCGGAGCAGACGGCGGAGAACGAGGCCTGCCAGGCCGCCCACGGGTGCACCCCGACGAGGCTGCTCGCCGACCACGGCGTGCTCGGTTCCCGCACGACCGGCGTCCACAACACGCACCTCACGGACGAGGACATCGCGCTGCTGGGCGACTCCCGGACGGGCACGTGCATGTGCCCGACGACGGAACGGGACCTGGCGGACGGCATCGGCCCCGCCGTCGCCCTCCAGCGAGCCGGCTCGCCCCTCTCCCTCGGCTCCGACAGCCACGCCGTCATCGACCTGCTCGAAGAGGCCCGCGCGATGGAGCTGAACGAGCGCCTGCGCACCCGCACCCGCGGTCACTGGACGGCGGCCGCCCTGCTGCGCGCCGCCTCCGCCGACGGCCACGCGGCCCTCGGCTGGCAGGACGTGGGCATCCTCGAAGCGGGCGCGCTCGCCGACTTCACGACGATCGCCCTCGACTCGGTCAGAACAGCGGGGCCGGTGCCGCGCCTGGGCGCCGAGACGGCCGTATTCGCGGCGACGGCGGCCGACGTACGGCACACGGTCGTGGGCGGCCGGCATGTCGTACGAGACGGAGCGCACGCCCTTGTTCCCGATGTGCCGCAGGCCCTCGCGCAGGCAGTCGAAGCCCTGCGCGCCTAG
- a CDS encoding transcriptional regulator, producing the protein MLSRLAAERATGVLVRERGVLYLCDGEVVHAESPATPSLDVLLTARGVLAAESWREAVAEAGARRRVGRFLVERGRIAEGALELCHLGALYDAAYFVLGPSSTPARFRYGAAHWLGPVRPVSVAAVERETLRRRQLLHRVWPDPATDTAPLARARRAAEPSVPLRQWAVLGRVDGMRTASDISLALGRPAFHTLVDVRRLAAAGFVTAANAPERAPLPKVLTQSSADPDVALLRRLRDALEAL; encoded by the coding sequence ATGCTCAGCCGACTCGCCGCCGAGCGGGCCACCGGCGTGCTGGTGCGCGAGCGCGGGGTGCTCTACCTCTGTGACGGCGAGGTCGTGCACGCCGAGAGCCCCGCCACCCCCTCGCTCGACGTGCTGCTCACCGCGCGCGGAGTGCTGGCGGCCGAGTCCTGGCGGGAGGCGGTCGCCGAGGCCGGGGCGCGGCGCCGGGTCGGGCGGTTCCTGGTCGAGCGCGGCCGGATCGCCGAGGGCGCACTGGAGCTGTGCCATCTCGGGGCGCTGTACGACGCGGCGTACTTCGTGCTGGGGCCGAGCAGCACTCCGGCCCGGTTCCGGTACGGGGCCGCGCACTGGCTCGGTCCAGTGCGTCCCGTGTCCGTGGCCGCGGTGGAGCGTGAGACGCTGCGCCGCCGCCAGCTGCTGCACCGGGTCTGGCCCGACCCGGCGACGGACACCGCCCCGTTGGCGCGCGCCCGGCGCGCCGCCGAGCCGTCGGTCCCCCTGCGCCAGTGGGCCGTGCTCGGCCGGGTGGACGGTATGCGGACGGCGTCGGACATCTCGCTCGCCCTGGGGCGGCCCGCGTTCCACACCCTCGTCGACGTCCGCCGACTGGCCGCGGCCGGGTTCGTCACGGCGGCGAACGCGCCGGAGCGTGCGCCGTTACCCAAGGTGCTCACCCAGTCTTCCGCCGATCCCGACGTCGCGTTGTTGCGCCGGCTCCGAGACGCGCTGGAGGCCCTGTGA